One part of the Sphingobacterium sp. LZ7M1 genome encodes these proteins:
- a CDS encoding prolyl oligopeptidase family serine peptidase, which translates to MYKHFLLLTCFFLAMTLSSSAQLKAIKSKTGYSYWVRTPENIEKNEKLPVIVFLHGRSLSGHDLNRVKRYGVLRAIERGKDLEAIIVAPQTSNGWDPDKVIDVLDAVLKDYPADEHRVYVCGMSMGGYGTMDVAGKYPDRFAAAVAICGGGTVSYACNLTQVPLWIQHGSADRAVPASESKKIYNAIKKCNKNADATLTIIPGGTHGSVERLFHGEKIYDFMFKHSKGS; encoded by the coding sequence ATGTACAAACATTTTTTGCTCTTAACCTGCTTTTTCTTGGCGATGACCTTATCATCTTCTGCCCAACTAAAAGCGATTAAATCCAAAACAGGGTATTCCTATTGGGTGAGAACTCCAGAAAACATCGAAAAGAATGAAAAACTGCCCGTTATTGTCTTTTTGCACGGCCGAAGCCTTTCAGGCCATGACTTAAACCGTGTTAAGCGTTACGGCGTATTAAGGGCAATTGAAAGAGGAAAAGACCTTGAAGCCATTATCGTTGCGCCTCAGACCTCCAATGGCTGGGATCCAGACAAAGTTATCGACGTATTGGATGCCGTTCTTAAGGACTATCCAGCTGATGAGCACAGAGTGTATGTTTGCGGCATGAGCATGGGTGGCTATGGCACCATGGATGTTGCCGGAAAATACCCAGACCGATTTGCGGCAGCAGTCGCTATCTGTGGCGGCGGAACCGTGAGTTACGCCTGCAACCTGACCCAAGTCCCGCTGTGGATTCAACATGGAAGTGCCGACCGCGCTGTCCCGGCTTCTGAATCCAAAAAGATCTACAATGCCATCAAAAAATGTAACAAAAACGCCGATGCAACCCTCACCATCATACCAGGTGGAACCCATGGAAGCGTTGAACGATTATTCCATGGAGAAAAGATTTACGACTTCATGTTCAAACACAGCAAAGGCTCTTAA
- a CDS encoding phosphatase PAP2 family protein, with protein MKSSLEPGMLFLRIFLLFILHFNGNCCFCQQDSVLAQLNQVKRSSFSKLMLNEGLIAPIGFISYGVTSVKNPYLQKQNELIKDNLQSARPIRIRIDDFTQYAATGSYFAFDLMGIRAKHDFKSRLFVASVAHIIMGSSVNLLKKSVPIMRPDFSASNSFPSGHTATAFVGAELIWQEYSHQSVWYGIGAYTIAAGTGFFRMYNNRHWLSDVVMGAGIGILSTKMAYWMLPKLEERIQKRKHPYLLMPSYNGKQFMLSFASSL; from the coding sequence ATGAAGTCATCATTGGAGCCTGGAATGCTGTTTCTGCGTATATTCCTTCTATTCATATTGCATTTCAATGGAAATTGCTGTTTCTGTCAGCAAGACAGTGTACTCGCTCAGTTAAATCAGGTTAAGCGAAGTAGTTTTTCAAAATTGATGTTGAATGAGGGATTGATAGCTCCTATTGGTTTTATTAGTTATGGTGTTACTTCAGTTAAAAATCCTTACTTGCAGAAACAGAATGAATTAATAAAAGATAACTTACAGTCTGCGCGACCAATTAGGATAAGGATAGATGATTTTACCCAATATGCTGCCACTGGATCTTATTTTGCTTTTGATCTCATGGGTATAAGGGCGAAGCATGATTTTAAATCAAGGTTGTTCGTGGCATCTGTAGCCCATATTATCATGGGGAGTTCAGTGAATCTATTGAAAAAGAGTGTTCCGATTATGCGACCTGACTTCTCAGCCTCGAACTCTTTTCCCTCAGGACATACCGCTACAGCATTTGTGGGAGCAGAACTGATTTGGCAAGAGTATAGCCATCAGTCTGTTTGGTATGGAATAGGAGCTTATACCATTGCCGCTGGGACAGGATTTTTCAGGATGTACAATAATCGGCATTGGCTGTCAGATGTAGTAATGGGGGCAGGCATAGGAATATTGAGCACGAAAATGGCTTACTGGATGCTGCCAAAGTTAGAGGAGCGCATCCAAAAAAGGAAGCACCCATATTTGTTAATGCCTTCATACAACGGAAAACAGTTTATGTTGAGCTTTGCGAGCAGTCTCTAG